The Capsicum annuum cultivar Jeju mitochondrion, complete genome genome has a window encoding:
- the orf114b gene encoding hypothetical protein, producing the protein MLGCKAAISPIEENHKLEEKRKEPLDDAGIRGLWENVRYLTITRPDITYAVGLVSQYMHAPCQAHLHVVYRILRYLKGYLGKGMIYTNHGHGRVEIYSNADWGGSVEDRRSTSG; encoded by the coding sequence ATGTTAGGTTGCAAGGCCGCAATTAGCCCAATAGAAGAAAATCATAAGCTTGAAGAAAAGAGAAAAGAACCCTTGGATGATGCAGGCATCAGAGGCTTGTGGGAAAACGTCAGATATCTTACTATCACTAGACCTGACATTACCTATGCTGTGGGGTTGGTAAGCCAGTATATGCATGCTCCTTGTCAAGCACACCTACATGTAGTATACAGGATCTTGAGGTACCTCAAAGGTTATCTTGGCAAAGGTATGATCTATACTAATCATGGCCATGGGAGAGTGGAAATCTATAGTAATGCTGATTGGGGTGGGTCAGTAGAGGACAGGAGATCAACTTCAGGATGA
- the orf152c gene encoding hypothetical protein — translation MMEEMSALEKNETWEIVDLPPGKKTVGSKCKWVYTVKFQPSGEIERYKARLVARGFTQTKGIDYGETLSTEAKVISIRILLSLATQRSWPLYQLDVKNAFLHGDSHEEVYIEIAPGYGMKGESHKVCRLKKALYGLKQSPRAWFEKFSKAIV, via the coding sequence ATGATGGAGGAGATGAGTGCACTTGAGAAGAATGAGACATGGGAGATTGTTGATTTACCTCCTGGAAAGAAGACTGTGGGATCTAAATGTAAATGGGTATACACAGTGAAATTCCAGCCAAGTGGGGAGATTGAGAGATATAAAGCAAGGTTAGTGGCAAGAGGATTCACACAAACCAAAGGAATAGACTATGGCGAGACCCTTTCAACAGAGGCAAAGGTCATTTCTATTAGAATCTTACTTTCCTTGGCTACACAGAGATCATGGCCATTGTATCAGTTAGATGTGAAAAATGCCTTCTTGCATGGGGACTCGCACGAGGAGGTGTATATAGAGATAGCACCCGGATATGGAATGAAAGGGGAGTCACATAAAGTATGCAGATTGAAGAAAGCCCTGTATGGATTGAAGCAATCCCCGAGGGCGTGGTTTGAGAAGTTCAGTAAGGCCATAGTTTAG
- the orf108e gene encoding hypothetical protein produces the protein MNKKENGTIGFWTRPRLRVLWTLRPPATSGSKLAPYVGKLGEECISIAKDSIQPQVPLRLPCYDFTPVEDPTVVCANKTTKGLCGTSVPQKSWVIIGPMLRAKPIPRV, from the coding sequence ATGAACAAGAAGGAAAATGGAACAATTGGATTTTGGACTCGCCCCCGGCTACGTGTCCTTTGGACCCTTCGCCCGCCCGCCACCAGTGGAAGCAAGCTAGCCCCCTATGTTGGAAAGTTGGGGGAAGAGTGCATTTCCATCGCGAAAGATTCAATCCAGCCACAGGTTCCCCTACGGCTACCTTGTTACGACTTCACCCCAGTCGAAGACCCCACCGTGGTATGCGCCAATAAGACCACCAAAGGCCTTTGTGGCACTAGTGTGCCACAGAAGTCATGGGTGATCATTGGTCCGATGCTTCGGGCGAAACCAATTCCCAGGGTGTGA
- the orf125f gene encoding hypothetical protein, translated as MQEGSLSLMQMAKISSALYDYQLNPKFFYVSILTSPTTGGVTASFGMLGDIIIAEPNAYIAFAGKRVIEQTLNKTVPEGSQVAEYLFQKGLFDLIVPRNLLKSVLSELFKLHAFFPLNQKSSKIK; from the coding sequence ATGCAGGAAGGAAGTTTGAGCTTGATGCAAATGGCTAAAATATCGTCTGCTTTATATGATTATCAATTAAATCCAAAATTCTTTTATGTATCAATCCTTACATCTCCGACAACTGGTGGAGTGACAGCTAGTTTTGGTATGTTGGGGGATATCATTATTGCCGAACCCAATGCCTACATTGCATTTGCAGGTAAAAGAGTAATTGAACAAACATTGAATAAAACAGTACCCGAAGGTTCACAAGTAGCTGAATACTTATTCCAGAAGGGTTTATTCGACCTAATTGTACCACGTAATCTTTTAAAAAGCGTTCTGAGTGAGTTATTTAAGCTCCACGCCTTTTTTCCTTTGAATCAAAAGTCAAGCAAAATCAAGTAG
- the orf112c gene encoding hypothetical protein has protein sequence MNICEQCGYHLKMSSSDRIELLIDPGTWDPMDEDMVSLDPIEFHSEEEPYKDRIDSYQRKTGLTEAVQTGIGQINGIPVAIGVMDFQFMGGSMGSVVGEKITRLIEHAANQI, from the coding sequence ATGAATATTTGTGAACAATGTGGATATCATTTGAAAATGAGTAGTTCGGATAGAATTGAACTTTTGATCGATCCGGGTACTTGGGATCCTATGGATGAAGACATGGTCTCTCTGGATCCCATTGAATTTCATTCGGAAGAGGAGCCTTATAAAGATCGTATTGATTCTTATCAAAGAAAGACAGGATTAACCGAGGCTGTTCAAACAGGCATAGGCCAAATAAACGGCATTCCCGTAGCAATTGGGGTTATGGATTTTCAGTTTATGGGGGGTAGTATGGGATCCGTAGTCGGAGAGAAAATCACCCGTTTGATTGAACACGCTGCCAATCAAATTTGA
- the orf257 gene encoding hypothetical protein has product MTIHLLYFHANRGQENSMERWWFNSMLFKKEFERRCGLNKSMGSLGPIENTSEDPNRKVKNIPSCSNVDYLFGVKDIRNFISDDTFVVSDRNGDSYSIYFDIENQIFEIDNDHSFLSELESSFYSYRNSSYLNNGFRGEDPYYNSDMYNTQYSWNNHKHSCIDNYLQSQICIDTSIISGSENYSDSYIYRALCGGESQNSSENEGSSIQTRTKGSDLTIRESSKGSDLTIRESSNDLEVTQKYRHLWVQCENCYGNN; this is encoded by the coding sequence ATGACTATTCATCTATTGTATTTTCATGCAAATAGGGGGCAAGAAAACTCTATGGAAAGATGGTGGTTTAATTCGATGTTGTTTAAGAAGGAGTTCGAACGCAGGTGTGGGCTAAATAAATCAATGGGCAGTCTTGGTCCTATTGAAAATACCAGTGAAGATCCAAATCGAAAAGTGAAAAACATTCCCAGTTGCAGTAATGTTGATTATTTATTCGGCGTTAAAGACATTCGGAATTTCATCTCTGATGACACTTTTGTAGTTAGTGATAGGAATGGAGACAGTTATTCCATCTATTTTGATATTGAAAATCAGATTTTTGAGATTGACAACGATCATTCTTTTCTGAGTGAACTAGAAAGTTCTTTTTATAGTTATCGAAACTCGAGTTATCTGAATAATGGATTTAGGGGCGAAGATCCCTACTATAATTCTGACATGTATAATACTCAATATAGTTGGAATAATCACAAACATAGTTGCATTGATAATTATCTTCAGTCTCAAATCTGTATAGATACTTCCATTATAAGTGGTAGTGAGAATTACAGTGACAGTTACATTTATAGGGCCCTTTGTGGTGGTGAAAGTCAAAATAGTAGTGAAAACGAGGGTTCCAGTATACAAACTCGCACAAAGGGCAGTGATTTAACTATAAGAGAAAGTTCTAAGGGCAGTGATTTAACTATAAGAGAAAGTTCTAATGATCTCGAGGTAACTCAAAAATACAGGCATTTGTGGGTTCAATGCGAGAATTGTTATGGAAACAATTAG